A section of the Acidobacterium capsulatum ATCC 51196 genome encodes:
- a CDS encoding penicillin-binding protein codes for MSTPVAPRTRSAATQKNTRSAPLATPMRRIRIVVALALFAAWAAIIGARLFWLQVVDHHKFVQEAKGEQERTFEVAPRRGILYDRDLHPLAVSVYAESAYAVPYDVTDKAADADLLAKIVHTNPDDRYTTAKAIQARMNASRDFAWVARRLDPSVYQRVKALHLKGVYFVREFKRYYPDQALAAQVLGYVGSDEQGLGGLEYEFNKELRGVPGRMLTALDARRHVLGSQERDPKPGENLVLTIDANIQYMAEKALDENMERTHAEHGTIVVQDPHTGQILALANRPTFNPNNYRFDNPAQLEDWAVSDVYEPGSTFKLVVYSAALQQNIITPESMIPTLGGHINVSGRIVHDDNDAIRYEAQRGNVLTASQALWQSSDVAAIELAERMGKDSFYNYIRAFGFGQRTGISLPGETRGLLKPPSRWQPTTIGSIPMGQEIGVTPLQLVTMASTVANGGVYLPPHIVLEQTQQTPKTGLAAAAFHPGDNLPDPLPPGAHRVISEMASAEMRKMMEGVVLYGTGIPAQLDGYSAAGKTGTAEKIDPRTHTYSKTKFVASFVGYAPVNDPAVTIAVVMDSPEHKYHFGTLASAPVFRQLAQEVLEYLGVPHDQPLKTKKQIAQEIKSAPVEEPQQQLGDMNSLFNEVNHLPPDDPLRQQNPPGSAPVDGQSNPPDVPVSSDSDGSMHPAPPFASETPAAAQQPPPSAQPAGAPGSITVNARDKVIVPSFLGKSVREVIEQAGAAGLGVQVLGSGLAHQQVPAAGTRVPEGTQIVVSFQP; via the coding sequence ATGAGCACACCGGTTGCTCCACGAACCCGTTCCGCCGCCACACAAAAGAACACACGCTCTGCGCCGCTCGCTACGCCGATGCGGCGCATACGTATTGTTGTCGCTCTTGCCCTTTTTGCGGCTTGGGCCGCCATCATCGGTGCGCGCCTCTTCTGGCTCCAGGTCGTCGATCACCACAAGTTCGTGCAGGAGGCCAAGGGTGAGCAGGAGCGCACCTTCGAGGTCGCGCCGCGCCGTGGCATCCTCTACGACCGCGATCTGCACCCGCTGGCCGTCTCCGTCTACGCCGAGTCTGCCTACGCGGTGCCTTACGACGTCACCGATAAGGCGGCCGACGCCGATCTTCTGGCAAAGATCGTCCACACCAATCCAGATGATCGCTACACCACGGCCAAAGCTATTCAGGCGCGGATGAATGCGTCGCGGGACTTCGCCTGGGTGGCCCGCCGGCTGGATCCCAGTGTTTATCAGCGCGTCAAGGCTCTGCATCTCAAGGGCGTCTATTTCGTCCGCGAATTCAAGCGCTATTACCCCGATCAGGCCCTGGCCGCGCAGGTGCTCGGCTATGTCGGCTCCGATGAACAGGGGCTCGGTGGCCTCGAATACGAGTTCAATAAGGAACTGCGGGGTGTCCCCGGTCGCATGCTCACGGCCCTTGACGCGCGCCGCCATGTGCTGGGCAGCCAGGAGCGCGACCCCAAGCCGGGCGAGAATCTCGTCCTGACCATTGACGCCAACATCCAGTACATGGCCGAGAAGGCGCTCGATGAAAATATGGAGCGCACCCACGCCGAGCACGGCACCATCGTCGTGCAGGACCCGCACACCGGGCAGATTCTCGCGCTGGCCAACCGCCCTACCTTCAATCCGAATAACTATCGTTTTGACAACCCCGCGCAGTTGGAAGACTGGGCCGTCAGCGACGTCTATGAGCCCGGCTCGACCTTCAAGCTCGTGGTCTATTCCGCGGCTCTGCAGCAGAACATCATCACGCCCGAATCCATGATTCCCACCCTTGGCGGCCACATCAATGTCTCGGGCCGCATCGTCCATGACGACAACGATGCCATCCGCTATGAGGCGCAGCGCGGCAATGTGCTCACCGCCAGCCAGGCGCTGTGGCAATCCAGCGACGTGGCGGCCATTGAGCTTGCCGAGCGCATGGGCAAAGACTCTTTCTACAACTACATCCGCGCCTTCGGCTTCGGCCAGCGCACCGGCATTTCGCTGCCCGGCGAGACCCGCGGCTTGCTCAAGCCTCCCAGCCGCTGGCAGCCGACCACGATCGGCTCCATCCCCATGGGGCAGGAGATTGGCGTCACCCCGTTGCAACTCGTCACCATGGCATCCACCGTCGCCAATGGCGGCGTATACCTGCCGCCGCACATTGTTCTCGAGCAGACGCAGCAAACCCCCAAGACAGGCCTGGCCGCCGCCGCCTTTCATCCCGGCGACAATCTGCCAGACCCGTTGCCTCCCGGCGCGCACCGCGTCATCTCTGAGATGGCTTCGGCCGAAATGCGCAAGATGATGGAAGGCGTCGTGCTCTATGGCACCGGCATTCCGGCTCAGTTGGATGGATACAGCGCCGCCGGCAAAACCGGCACGGCAGAGAAAATCGATCCGCGCACCCATACCTACTCCAAAACCAAGTTCGTCGCCTCGTTCGTGGGTTATGCTCCGGTCAATGATCCAGCCGTCACCATCGCGGTTGTTATGGATTCGCCCGAGCACAAGTACCACTTCGGAACCCTGGCCAGCGCTCCCGTCTTTCGCCAGCTTGCGCAAGAAGTCCTCGAATATCTCGGAGTGCCGCACGACCAGCCCCTCAAGACCAAAAAGCAGATCGCGCAGGAGATCAAGAGCGCCCCGGTCGAAGAGCCGCAGCAGCAGTTGGGCGATATGAACTCGCTCTTCAACGAGGTCAATCATCTGCCGCCCGACGATCCGCTCCGCCAGCAGAATCCTCCGGGCAGCGCGCCGGTCGATGGGCAATCCAATCCGCCCGATGTGCCCGTGTCCTCTGATTCGGATGGCAGCATGCATCCGGCTCCACCCTTTGCTTCCGAAACCCCTGCCGCGGCGCAGCAGCCTCCCC
- a CDS encoding cell division protein FtsL, whose protein sequence is MATQVITGQFGIETGRRDQDRSADRFRERNLSLLAAQQRARRGPTPEVLFTKKIDNSRLVKAADPQRAREMRSFAAAMALFLGLLLIYGWQHFSAIEYGYHIEAEKQQLRQLQEVNRGLQLTEAQLNSPARIDQLANSLGLQAPQPGQVVYPDGSTMLTGNPNAPVLAEATPPVIH, encoded by the coding sequence ATGGCGACGCAAGTCATCACCGGACAATTTGGAATCGAAACCGGACGCCGCGATCAGGATCGCAGCGCGGACCGCTTCCGGGAGCGCAATCTGTCCCTGCTCGCCGCGCAGCAGCGTGCGCGCCGCGGCCCCACGCCTGAAGTTCTCTTCACCAAGAAGATTGACAACAGCCGCCTGGTCAAGGCCGCTGATCCGCAGCGTGCGCGCGAAATGCGCTCCTTCGCCGCGGCCATGGCTCTTTTCCTGGGCCTGCTTCTGATCTACGGATGGCAGCACTTCAGCGCCATTGAGTACGGCTATCACATCGAGGCGGAAAAGCAGCAGTTGCGTCAGTTGCAAGAGGTAAATCGCGGACTGCAGTTGACCGAGGCGCAGTTGAACAGCCCGGCCCGCATCGACCAGTTGGCCAACAGCCTGGGTCTGCAGGCGCCTCAGCCTGGCCAGGTCGTTTACCCGGATGGCAGCACGATGCTTACCGGCAATCCCAATGCTCCGGTGCTGGCCGAGGCCACCCCGCCGGTCATACACTAG
- the rsmH gene encoding 16S rRNA (cytosine(1402)-N(4))-methyltransferase RsmH, translating to MERERHVPVLLQDAIRYLNVRRGGTYADATLGLAGHSSAIARLLGPGGTLIAFDRDPEAMELAKSRLDALRAELGSEMPKVILHSTEFSEAEDLIEPGSLDGLLADFGVSSLQFDEAHRGFSFQADGPLDMRMNPRVGLTAAQVVNQFGEKELADLIYEFGEERRSRRIARAIVRARPVSTTAQLARVVSAAAPAMKSERIHPATRTFQALRIYVNQELGQIEALLKVAPKLLRKGGRLVVISFHSLEDRIAKDALREGGQQGIYEVLTRKPLTAGEEETDRNPRARSAKLRAAEKK from the coding sequence ATGGAGCGTGAGCGTCATGTGCCGGTTCTTTTACAGGATGCGATCCGATACCTGAATGTGCGCCGGGGCGGCACGTATGCAGACGCCACCCTGGGACTTGCAGGTCACTCTTCGGCCATTGCCCGATTGCTGGGGCCCGGCGGCACGCTGATTGCGTTTGACCGCGACCCTGAAGCGATGGAGCTGGCCAAGTCCAGGCTCGACGCGTTGCGCGCGGAGCTGGGCAGCGAAATGCCGAAGGTCATTCTGCACAGCACTGAGTTCAGCGAGGCAGAAGACCTGATTGAACCAGGCAGCCTCGATGGCCTGCTGGCCGACTTTGGAGTGAGCTCGCTGCAGTTTGACGAAGCACACAGAGGATTCAGTTTTCAGGCAGACGGCCCTCTCGACATGCGGATGAATCCGCGAGTGGGACTGACTGCCGCACAGGTGGTAAACCAGTTCGGCGAAAAAGAGCTCGCCGACCTGATTTACGAATTCGGAGAGGAAAGGAGGTCGCGGAGAATCGCCAGAGCCATTGTCAGGGCGCGGCCGGTCAGTACCACTGCGCAGCTAGCGCGGGTTGTATCGGCCGCGGCCCCGGCGATGAAATCCGAGCGGATTCATCCGGCGACAAGAACCTTTCAAGCCCTCCGGATTTATGTGAATCAGGAACTGGGGCAAATCGAGGCGCTGCTCAAGGTCGCGCCAAAGCTGTTGCGCAAGGGTGGGCGGTTGGTGGTCATCAGCTTCCACTCTCTCGAAGACCGCATTGCGAAAGACGCGTTGCGCGAGGGCGGGCAGCAGGGCATCTACGAGGTGCTCACGCGCAAGCCGCTCACCGCTGGCGAAGAGGAAACGGATCGCAATCCCCGCGCACGCAGCGCCAAGCTGCGCGCCGCGGAAAAGAAGTAG
- a CDS encoding division/cell wall cluster transcriptional repressor MraZ: MFRGNHPTRVDEKGRLKLPADFKRRIDEQYGSQFFITSKDGKVAEIYPLQEWEKVEQKLAQIPNMNPAKKKFLDRVNYYGQMVEMDAQGRVLLPQILRESAQVTGDVVVFGMQSYLEVANHEAFKQNMELNPMTAEDEQALAEFGL, translated from the coding sequence ATGTTTCGCGGCAACCACCCAACCCGGGTTGATGAAAAGGGGCGGCTCAAGCTGCCGGCGGATTTCAAGCGCCGGATCGACGAGCAGTACGGCTCCCAGTTCTTCATCACCAGCAAGGATGGAAAGGTCGCCGAGATTTATCCGCTGCAGGAGTGGGAAAAGGTTGAGCAGAAGCTTGCCCAGATCCCGAACATGAATCCTGCCAAGAAGAAGTTTCTGGACCGGGTCAATTACTACGGCCAGATGGTGGAAATGGACGCGCAGGGCCGGGTGCTGTTGCCCCAGATTCTGCGCGAGTCGGCTCAGGTCACAGGCGATGTGGTCGTCTTCGGCATGCAGTCTTACCTCGAGGTCGCGAACCACGAGGCCTTCAAGCAGAACATGGAGCTCAATCCCATGACGGCGGAAGATGAGCAGGCGCTGGCTGAATTTGGTTTGTAA
- a CDS encoding DUF2127 domain-containing protein: protein MHRAGKQADHGTPRAHAEHHQWLVIIGALKLLKGFLCILLGFGALRLLHKDLVDMVTHWVVLDLHFDPESHFVGLLLTKTALIGPHQLRLISAAIFAYAALDLIEGTGLVLEKVWAEYVTLIISAAFLPWEIYELIRRVTWFKVGLALANVLMVLYLLWVVQEQARRRMLRRTEKEAGL, encoded by the coding sequence ATGCATCGCGCGGGGAAGCAGGCAGATCACGGAACCCCCAGAGCACACGCAGAGCACCATCAATGGCTGGTGATCATTGGAGCATTGAAACTCCTCAAAGGCTTTCTTTGCATCCTGCTCGGTTTTGGCGCACTGCGGCTCCTGCACAAAGACCTGGTGGATATGGTGACCCACTGGGTCGTTCTCGACCTGCATTTTGATCCGGAAAGCCACTTTGTCGGCCTCCTGCTTACCAAAACCGCGCTCATCGGCCCCCACCAGCTCCGCCTCATCAGCGCCGCGATCTTTGCCTATGCCGCGCTTGATCTCATTGAGGGTACAGGACTTGTTCTGGAGAAAGTCTGGGCTGAGTATGTCACCCTCATCATTTCCGCCGCATTTCTCCCCTGGGAGATCTATGAGCTGATCCGGAGAGTGACCTGGTTCAAAGTTGGCCTCGCGCTGGCCAATGTCCTCATGGTGCTTTATCTGTTGTGGGTTGTGCAGGAGCAGGCCAGACGGCGCATGCTGCGTCGCACAGAAAAAGAGGCCGGTCTGTAG
- a CDS encoding SRPBCC family protein — protein MRHHYRSSQWLPYPVELVFAFFANPQNLPPLMPRWQKVRIEELRLTPPPPRPEQEERLKLRSVAAGEGTEMVISFRPVPFCPVRLPWDARITEFVWNEHFCDEQGRRGPFRSWKHCHWVEEEERDGKTGTRVTDDLTFSMRMGVLGEIGYWIAAKEQIASLFDYRQKTVAEILARFPLKTGDGQGPATAR, from the coding sequence ATGCGCCATCACTATCGCAGCAGCCAATGGCTTCCCTACCCCGTGGAACTGGTCTTCGCATTCTTTGCGAATCCTCAGAATCTGCCTCCGCTCATGCCGCGCTGGCAGAAGGTCAGGATCGAGGAGCTGCGTCTGACGCCGCCTCCGCCGCGTCCGGAGCAGGAAGAGCGGCTGAAGCTGCGCAGTGTGGCGGCCGGAGAAGGTACGGAGATGGTGATCAGCTTCCGGCCCGTTCCCTTTTGCCCTGTCCGGCTGCCCTGGGATGCACGCATCACGGAGTTTGTGTGGAACGAGCATTTCTGCGACGAGCAGGGGCGGCGCGGTCCCTTCCGCTCCTGGAAGCACTGCCACTGGGTGGAGGAGGAGGAACGCGACGGAAAGACAGGTACAAGAGTCACGGACGATCTGACTTTTTCCATGCGGATGGGAGTGCTGGGCGAGATTGGGTACTGGATCGCCGCGAAGGAACAGATTGCGTCGCTGTTCGATTACCGGCAGAAGACGGTCGCAGAGATTCTTGCGCGCTTTCCGTTGAAAACCGGCGATGGACAAGGGCCGGCGACGGCGCGGTAA
- a CDS encoding tetratricopeptide repeat protein: MSGKSAVDGSKSANVADAYYHYMLAHEYEEMSSVYGRPEYAEKASQQYHQALAEDPDSKYLKSHLAELYFQTGRIKDAIVAAQEEVKSNPDDLEAHKLLAQIYLQSISNDQQDNQMAQQMLNLAIGEYQKITALEPGKIPDHIMLGRLYAANHQMDKAEAEFQKAYQIDPSSEETILSVARFYSEQGDNAKAIATLKSVTAADQTPRIEYALGLSYDQLKEPTKAIAAYQRALQLDPDNPEIEKPLAKDLFAAHQFDQALQVYQDLVSSEPNNGKAYLRISDIERHDGRFQQAYDNLMKAKAITPDSVEIAYDQGLLADALGHFEEAEGIFKKLVAISDHPSNIYSPDEKSDRYLFLDRLASVYREQNKVDQAIAVYEKMALLGHDYAERAYQSEVDTYGSAHQYAKAEGAAQEAVQKMPNDQAMKLLLAGEMADNGKVQDALKLEKSLLTGKPDDRAVYLSMAQIETRLNHWKQASNDLKKAEKLAKTNDDKVYVDFLRGVLEEREGHMDNAEAEFRKVLSIDPTNSITLNYLGYMMADRSENLPQALAMIQKAVKLDPLNYAYLDSLGWAYFKMGNFAEAEKNLRQACERDSTDPTVHDHLGQLYEKTGHLKKAAEQWELSLTEFAHTLPADAEPGELSKVQKRLDRVRVRLAKETPSPTVTPQ, translated from the coding sequence ATGAGCGGCAAGAGCGCAGTGGATGGTTCGAAGAGCGCCAATGTGGCGGATGCTTACTACCATTACATGCTGGCGCATGAGTATGAAGAGATGTCGTCGGTGTACGGGCGGCCGGAGTATGCGGAAAAGGCCTCGCAGCAGTACCACCAGGCCTTGGCGGAGGACCCGGACTCAAAGTATCTGAAGAGCCATCTTGCGGAGCTTTACTTCCAGACGGGCCGCATCAAGGACGCCATTGTCGCCGCACAGGAAGAAGTGAAATCGAATCCTGATGATCTGGAAGCGCACAAGCTGCTGGCCCAAATTTACCTGCAGTCCATCAGCAATGATCAGCAGGACAATCAGATGGCGCAGCAGATGCTGAATCTGGCCATCGGAGAATATCAGAAGATCACCGCGCTCGAGCCGGGCAAGATTCCGGATCACATCATGCTGGGCCGCCTGTATGCGGCGAATCATCAGATGGATAAGGCCGAAGCAGAGTTTCAGAAGGCCTACCAGATTGATCCCTCGTCTGAGGAAACGATTCTGAGCGTAGCCCGCTTCTACAGCGAGCAGGGAGACAACGCCAAAGCCATTGCCACGCTGAAGAGCGTTACAGCGGCCGACCAGACGCCACGCATCGAATACGCTCTGGGCCTCAGCTACGACCAGTTGAAAGAACCAACCAAAGCCATTGCCGCGTATCAGCGGGCGCTGCAGCTTGATCCTGATAACCCTGAGATTGAAAAGCCACTGGCCAAAGATCTGTTCGCGGCCCACCAGTTTGATCAGGCCCTGCAGGTGTATCAGGACCTGGTATCGTCAGAGCCGAACAATGGCAAGGCCTACCTGCGCATCTCAGACATTGAGCGCCACGATGGGCGTTTTCAGCAGGCCTATGACAATTTGATGAAGGCAAAGGCAATCACGCCGGACTCGGTAGAGATTGCTTACGACCAGGGGCTGCTGGCGGATGCGCTGGGCCACTTTGAAGAAGCTGAAGGAATCTTCAAGAAGCTGGTTGCGATCTCCGATCACCCGAGCAATATCTACTCGCCCGACGAGAAGAGCGACCGCTATCTGTTTCTTGACCGGCTGGCCAGCGTGTATCGCGAGCAGAACAAGGTGGATCAGGCGATCGCGGTCTATGAAAAGATGGCCCTGCTGGGCCATGACTATGCCGAGCGCGCCTATCAATCAGAAGTAGACACCTACGGATCAGCCCATCAGTACGCCAAAGCTGAAGGGGCCGCGCAGGAAGCGGTGCAGAAGATGCCGAACGACCAGGCAATGAAGCTGCTGCTGGCGGGCGAAATGGCGGACAACGGCAAGGTGCAGGATGCGCTGAAGCTGGAGAAGTCTCTTCTGACGGGCAAGCCGGATGACCGGGCTGTTTACCTTTCAATGGCGCAGATTGAGACCCGTCTTAATCATTGGAAGCAAGCCTCAAACGACCTGAAAAAGGCGGAGAAGCTCGCAAAAACCAATGACGATAAAGTCTACGTCGACTTTCTGCGCGGAGTGCTCGAAGAACGCGAAGGACACATGGACAATGCGGAGGCGGAGTTCCGCAAGGTGCTCTCGATTGATCCGACCAACTCCATCACGCTGAATTATCTGGGCTACATGATGGCCGACCGCAGCGAAAATCTGCCGCAGGCGCTCGCCATGATTCAGAAGGCAGTGAAGCTGGATCCTTTGAACTATGCCTACCTCGATTCGCTGGGCTGGGCCTATTTCAAGATGGGCAACTTCGCCGAAGCAGAGAAAAACCTGCGGCAGGCTTGCGAACGCGACTCCACTGACCCGACGGTGCATGACCATCTGGGCCAGCTTTATGAAAAGACCGGCCATCTGAAAAAGGCCGCCGAGCAGTGGGAGTTGTCGCTGACGGAATTTGCTCATACGCTGCCTGCCGACGCCGAACCGGGCGAGTTGAGCAAAGTGCAAAAGCGGCTTGACCGGGTGAGAGTGCGACTGGCGAAGGAAACGCCCTCTCCTACAGTGACTCCTCAGTGA
- the dgt gene encoding dGTP triphosphohydrolase, whose translation MKLLPDACAVPDSGPLTARRVEESAHAYRTPFERDRARIIHSRSFRRLAGKTQVFTERFSDHFRSRLTHTLEVAQIARSLARALGLNEALTEALALVHDIGHPPFGHAGERALDEAMRAYGLRFDHNLHALRIVDYFEVRYLRFRGLNLTLGVREGIVKHSRDYALEEHPELNEFFLDQRPPLEAQLIDLADEIAYLTADMDDGMEAGILTLGGVRAEVSLFERYYAPLERAYPDALAKLKFNEAVKSMLNALVTDLAETTAAHVETHDLRTLDAIRHWPERIGTFSPEMEALRLEAKRFLYQNLYLSEDLAGSHDEATEVVHQLFHYWISHPDALPASYTAQIEEQGAPRVIADYIAGMTDSFILQLHRELFPGAMQPRT comes from the coding sequence GTGAAACTGCTGCCGGATGCCTGCGCAGTGCCCGACAGCGGGCCTTTGACAGCGCGCCGCGTCGAGGAATCAGCACACGCTTACCGGACTCCTTTTGAGCGGGACCGTGCGCGCATCATCCACTCGCGCTCTTTTCGTCGTCTTGCTGGCAAGACGCAGGTCTTCACCGAGCGCTTCTCTGATCACTTCCGCAGCCGCCTGACCCATACTCTCGAAGTGGCGCAGATTGCCCGCAGCCTGGCGCGCGCGCTGGGGCTGAATGAAGCACTCACCGAAGCGCTGGCGCTGGTGCATGATATTGGGCATCCTCCCTTTGGGCACGCAGGCGAGCGAGCGCTGGACGAGGCGATGCGAGCGTATGGGCTGCGCTTTGACCACAATCTGCACGCGCTGCGCATTGTGGACTACTTTGAGGTGCGCTACCTTCGCTTTCGCGGACTGAACCTGACGCTGGGCGTGCGCGAAGGCATCGTGAAGCACTCGCGCGATTATGCGCTTGAAGAGCATCCGGAGTTGAACGAGTTTTTTCTGGACCAGCGGCCACCGCTGGAAGCGCAGCTCATTGATTTGGCGGATGAGATTGCTTACCTCACGGCAGATATGGACGATGGCATGGAAGCCGGCATCCTCACGCTGGGTGGCGTGCGTGCCGAAGTATCGCTTTTTGAGCGCTACTATGCCCCCCTGGAACGTGCCTATCCGGATGCACTGGCGAAGCTGAAATTCAACGAAGCAGTGAAGAGCATGTTGAATGCCCTGGTGACTGATCTGGCCGAGACCACTGCCGCCCACGTCGAGACGCATGACCTGCGCACGCTGGATGCGATTCGCCACTGGCCCGAGCGTATTGGCACATTCAGCCCGGAAATGGAAGCACTGCGGCTCGAAGCCAAGCGCTTTCTCTACCAAAATCTCTACCTGAGTGAAGATCTGGCAGGGTCTCATGATGAGGCCACCGAGGTTGTGCACCAGCTCTTCCACTACTGGATAAGCCACCCGGACGCATTGCCCGCCAGCTATACGGCGCAAATTGAAGAACAAGGTGCGCCACGCGTCATTGCGGACTACATCGCGGGCATGACGGATTCGTTCATTCTGCAATTACACCGGGAGCTGTTTCCGGGGGCAATGCAGCCTCGGACCTAG
- a CDS encoding TadE/TadG family type IV pilus assembly protein, whose amino-acid sequence MLETAVMMVVMTLLIIYSVDYGYFFIVAANLTSAARNAAEFSIQGYQSPGQQSLPLAGPPSTADTVAALALADLGGLAKSTTVTTITVCSKQLGTSNNYTKCATYNYTGGSTPYSTTTTTATEADPEAPTFYLNRVDVTYKVQPPIPISLFGANLVPSSSFHRAVVMRAED is encoded by the coding sequence TTGCTGGAGACAGCCGTCATGATGGTCGTGATGACGCTGCTCATTATCTATTCGGTCGATTACGGTTACTTTTTCATTGTGGCCGCCAACCTGACCTCAGCCGCGCGCAATGCCGCGGAATTCTCGATTCAGGGCTATCAGTCTCCGGGACAACAGAGTCTGCCTTTGGCCGGGCCGCCAAGTACGGCTGATACGGTAGCGGCGCTGGCTCTCGCCGATCTGGGCGGGCTGGCCAAATCGACAACGGTCACGACGATTACGGTGTGCTCAAAGCAATTGGGCACCAGCAACAACTACACCAAATGTGCCACCTATAACTACACCGGCGGCAGCACGCCCTATAGCACCACCACTACGACGGCGACGGAAGCCGATCCGGAAGCGCCCACCTTCTACCTGAATCGTGTGGATGTGACGTATAAGGTGCAGCCTCCGATTCCCATCTCGCTGTTTGGAGCAAACCTGGTGCCCAGCAGCAGCTTTCATCGAGCGGTCGTGATGCGAGCGGAGGACTGA
- a CDS encoding TadE/TadG family type IV pilus assembly protein has product MLRRLRSLLRRTHGSATLETALALIVGIPFCLYAFETCMLTYTEGVIADATRLGVRYAIVHGTDSSNCSGPSKGCGDSTGTNVQNVVTNNAVISLHNMTGLVVTVTYPDGTSTPGSHVKVESSYEYVPYFSMPGIAQTLQAESEGVVVY; this is encoded by the coding sequence ATGTTGCGCCGCCTGCGATCCCTGCTTCGCCGCACGCATGGCTCGGCCACGCTGGAGACGGCGCTGGCCTTGATTGTGGGGATCCCTTTTTGCCTGTACGCCTTTGAGACGTGCATGCTCACCTACACCGAAGGCGTGATTGCGGATGCGACGCGGCTCGGCGTGCGCTATGCCATTGTGCATGGAACCGACAGCAGCAATTGCAGTGGACCCAGCAAGGGCTGCGGCGACAGCACGGGAACAAATGTACAGAATGTGGTTACAAATAACGCTGTCATCAGCCTGCACAACATGACGGGGCTGGTGGTGACGGTCACTTATCCGGACGGAACATCCACCCCCGGCTCGCATGTGAAGGTGGAGTCCAGCTATGAGTATGTGCCCTACTTCAGCATGCCGGGAATCGCTCAGACCCTGCAGGCGGAATCGGAGGGGGTTGTTGTCTACTGA